The Cervus elaphus chromosome 12, mCerEla1.1, whole genome shotgun sequence DNA window CAATCTCATAATCAGCTGCTGGGTATTTGGTTTCCTCTGGTTCTTGATTCccatcatcatcatctcccaGATGTCTTTCTGTGGATCTGGGATCATTGACCACTTCCTGTGTGACCCAGGTCCTCTTCTAGCACTCACTTGCGAAAAAGTTCCTGTGATAGAACTTGTCTTCTCCACTTTAAGTCCTTTGCCCCTCATCATTCCATTTCTCTTCATCATGGGATCTTATGCTCTGGTCCTGAGAGCTGTATTGAAAGTCCCTTTAGCAGCTGGGCGAAAAAAGGCTTTCTCCACCTGTGGGTCTCATCTGACTGTGGTTTCACTGTTTTATGGCTCAGTCCTCGTAATGTATGGGAGTCCAACATCTGAGCATGAAGCTGGAATGCAGAAGATTGTGACTCTGTTTTATTCTGTTGTGACACCACTCCTTAACCCTGTAATATATAGTCTTAGAAACAAAGATATGAAAAAGGCCCTGCAGAAATTTCTTAGACTATAAAAAGTGTTCATCAAAAGAGTTCTTGAGCAATTAGAGACCTAAATTGTGTTTACttcattttcaggttttttttaaaaactgtgttttgCTTTTATCAGATGATTGTTCATCCTAATATTGACTAAAATTTCGGTCACCTGTGAACATGTATCTgtgcttatttattcttttgcttcTTGCTCATTtgtccagtttctttttttttttttttttgtcctttttcttaTATACCTCATCTTTTACCAAATGTtgaacattatattttaaaatttttaaaataatgtagcaaagaaagttttcttttacCAGAAGATAGAGTAAAACAGATCACTTTGATCTCATTTAAGGAGTATTTATTTTAAGGTGTAATAAAAACAGTCTAAAACAGCTTTGCTCTTATTTCTAGGATGTGATCCTTACTCAGGAACATGACCATTCTGAGATGATCTCAGTCACACACCTGAATTGTTTTCAAGACACCTCCACCTTAGAGAGCCCTGACTTTCTATTCCTGTATTCTGAAACCCATGTG harbors:
- the LOC122705292 gene encoding olfactory receptor 11G2-like: MKISNTPNTSSAITGFILLGFPCPREGQILLFVLFSAVYLLTLMGNGSIICAVRWDQRLHTPMYILLANFSFLEIWYVTSTVPNMLANFLSDNKFISFSGCFLQFYFFFSLGSTECFFLAIMAFDRYLAICWPLHYPTLMTGRLCANLIISCWVFGFLWFLIPIIIISQMSFCGSGIIDHFLCDPGPLLALTCEKVPVIELVFSTLSPLPLIIPFLFIMGSYALVLRAVLKVPLAAGRKKAFSTCGSHLTVVSLFYGSVLVMYGSPTSEHEAGMQKIVTLFYSVVTPLLNPVIYSLRNKDMKKALQKFLRL